From one Kiritimatiellia bacterium genomic stretch:
- a CDS encoding glycosyltransferase family 39 protein: MGSRTQPAAVPSRFSPGLILAAALLLSAFVLRFARLGHTPMWIDELDVFWNSRSERGPLDVILYTLGNCFEINTNEQMPFQYAWLKLFLGLYRLLGITEPGAALIRLPMALLGWLAVGLLYPVARRLYGRATGLWALGLGAVSFFQVYQSRDATAYNPLMFFLALHLLGATGWLRAEPPRLGDRLAFVAGAAGLLLSHLSAWFFLGAEGLLWAGRAAWRRWRGAEKRTWSAEWRGGAFEPAGWLLLCALPFLIVPWRAITAYQPPGLKEEVEISTLSWPFLRYQLAHFGWGLGAGRLAGFALALAGGAAALFSVRSTRARGAAHLFMLAAPVLLLFAVPHSLVFPRYLTIVYFPLLILAARGLAWWTEQAGRALRLPARWAFLPAAAVAALVAAWHVRPMAQLFALRTKLMPVPQLIEWLESRLPENGLYVWESGYNLRDVPGAYPVRGRQAAFMTMHSGTIRAPGVAERLAPMGRDLFQRFPLAALLATGFPEPPAEGPWAWIATDFARREVIRNEGLEALHRYGFSPHGVVYPANLNIVCYFNRPEDLSARQAADGSPFLAYPDGPGWRYLQTREGLLFACPEPAGALRVRNPSGETRAARVRLEGAVQAAGSLRVTGPDGQVLTRTLQPGNQVRQEFGPFSFPPGDHEVRMEFWPSGRNALLVYAFQVIPGDAEP; encoded by the coding sequence ATGGGCTCCCGGACCCAGCCTGCGGCCGTCCCGTCCCGGTTTTCCCCCGGCCTGATCCTGGCGGCCGCGCTCCTCCTGTCGGCGTTCGTGCTGCGGTTCGCGCGGCTGGGTCACACCCCGATGTGGATCGACGAGCTGGACGTCTTCTGGAACTCCCGGTCGGAGCGCGGCCCGCTGGACGTGATCCTGTACACGCTGGGGAATTGCTTCGAGATCAACACGAACGAGCAGATGCCTTTCCAGTATGCCTGGCTGAAGCTGTTCCTGGGCCTGTATCGGCTTCTGGGCATCACCGAACCGGGCGCGGCGCTGATCCGCCTGCCCATGGCCCTGCTGGGCTGGCTGGCCGTGGGGCTGCTCTATCCCGTCGCGCGCCGCCTGTACGGGCGCGCCACCGGGTTGTGGGCGCTGGGGCTGGGCGCCGTGTCTTTCTTCCAGGTCTATCAGAGCCGCGACGCAACGGCCTACAATCCGCTGATGTTCTTCCTGGCGCTGCACCTGCTGGGCGCGACCGGCTGGCTGCGCGCGGAGCCGCCGCGCCTCGGGGACCGCCTCGCCTTTGTCGCCGGCGCGGCGGGCCTGCTGCTGTCGCACCTATCGGCGTGGTTTTTCCTGGGGGCCGAGGGCCTGCTCTGGGCGGGCCGGGCGGCGTGGCGGCGCTGGCGCGGCGCGGAGAAGCGGACTTGGAGCGCCGAGTGGCGGGGCGGGGCGTTCGAGCCGGCGGGCTGGCTGCTCCTGTGCGCGCTGCCGTTCCTGATCGTGCCGTGGCGCGCGATCACAGCCTACCAGCCGCCGGGCCTCAAGGAGGAGGTGGAGATCAGCACGCTGTCGTGGCCCTTTCTCCGCTACCAGTTGGCGCATTTCGGGTGGGGCCTCGGCGCCGGGCGCCTGGCCGGATTCGCGCTGGCCCTGGCGGGCGGCGCGGCGGCCTTGTTCAGCGTCCGGTCAACCCGCGCCCGCGGCGCGGCCCACCTGTTCATGCTGGCGGCGCCGGTGCTGCTGCTGTTCGCCGTGCCGCACTCGCTGGTGTTCCCGCGCTACCTTACGATCGTCTATTTCCCGCTGCTGATCCTGGCCGCGCGGGGTCTGGCCTGGTGGACGGAGCAGGCGGGCCGCGCGTTGCGGCTCCCGGCGCGCTGGGCGTTCCTTCCCGCCGCCGCCGTCGCCGCGCTGGTCGCGGCCTGGCACGTCCGCCCGATGGCTCAACTCTTCGCGCTCCGCACGAAGCTGATGCCCGTGCCCCAGCTGATCGAGTGGCTGGAGTCCCGGCTTCCGGAGAACGGCCTGTACGTCTGGGAATCCGGCTACAACCTGCGTGACGTGCCCGGGGCCTACCCGGTCCGCGGCCGGCAGGCGGCGTTCATGACCATGCACTCCGGGACCATCCGCGCGCCGGGCGTCGCGGAGCGCCTGGCGCCGATGGGCCGCGACCTGTTCCAGCGGTTCCCCCTCGCCGCGCTGCTGGCCACGGGATTCCCCGAGCCGCCGGCCGAAGGGCCCTGGGCGTGGATCGCCACGGACTTCGCCCGCCGGGAAGTCATCCGCAACGAAGGCCTGGAAGCCCTGCACCGCTACGGGTTCAGCCCTCACGGCGTCGTGTACCCGGCCAACCTGAATATTGTCTGCTACTTCAACCGGCCGGAGGATCTGTCGGCGCGGCAGGCCGCCGACGGTTCTCCGTTCTTGGCCTATCCGGACGGGCCGGGCTGGCGCTATCTCCAGACCCGCGAGGGCCTGCTGTTCGCGTGCCCGGAGCCGGCCGGCGCGTTGCGCGTGCGCAACCCGTCCGGCGAAACGCGGGCCGCGCGGGTGCGGCTCGAGGGCGCAGTCCAGGCGGCCGGCAGTTTGCGGGTGACCGGCCCGGACGGGCAGGTCTTGACGCGAACCCTTCAACCCGGTAATCAGGTGAGGCAGGAGTTCGGCCCGTTCTCTTTCCCGCCCGGCGATCACGAGGTGCGGATGGAGTTCTGGCCGTCCGGCCGGAATGCCCTGCTGGTCTACGCCTTCCAGGTGATTCCGGGAGACGCCGAACCATAA
- a CDS encoding SIS domain-containing protein, with protein MAIERSEQYLEIVIRAARRVDLRTVERFIDLLEAAYRDGRAVYFIGNGGSAANASHFAEDLSMGAMPDLEGKRFRVLSLTDNTSYITALANDKGFDRVFELQLRQFGQKGDLLVVISGSGNSPNVVRAAEYAKSIGMIVVALTGFDGGKMRALADLNVHVPHPNMCQSEAVHSILQHLVADLLKERLSAPAPRPAARGRQR; from the coding sequence ATGGCCATCGAGCGATCGGAACAGTACCTTGAAATTGTCATCCGCGCGGCGCGGCGGGTGGATTTGCGGACCGTGGAGCGGTTCATCGACCTGCTGGAGGCCGCGTACCGGGACGGGCGCGCCGTCTACTTCATCGGCAACGGCGGCAGCGCGGCCAACGCCTCGCACTTCGCCGAGGATCTCTCCATGGGCGCCATGCCCGACCTCGAGGGGAAGCGCTTCCGCGTGTTGAGCCTCACCGACAACACCTCCTACATCACCGCGCTGGCCAACGACAAGGGCTTCGACCGCGTGTTCGAGCTCCAGCTCCGGCAGTTCGGGCAGAAGGGCGACCTGCTCGTGGTCATCAGCGGCTCCGGCAACAGCCCCAACGTCGTGCGGGCGGCGGAGTACGCGAAGTCCATCGGGATGATCGTGGTGGCGCTCACCGGCTTTGACGGCGGGAAGATGAGGGCGCTGGCCGATCTCAACGTCCACGTGCCGCACCCGAACATGTGCCAGTCCGAGGCGGTGCATTCGATCCTGCAGCATCTGGTAGCCGACCTGCTCAAGGAACGGCTGTCCGCCCCGGCCCCGCGTCCCGCGGCGAGAGGCCGCCAGCGATAA
- a CDS encoding HAD-IIIA family hydrolase encodes MSGGGQDTMIRHGTILLAATQLANASNLLFQVVMGRTLSAEQFVVLATMLNIVLVLATPMDAVRTAMAHFASRLSGEGRAGEIRGLLGRSFAMMTWAAVPVVLAALAFGPALAAWFKLASAWPVVLTGLIVAGSFYMPVFIGALQGVQRFGWMVAAQHSWSVVRLALGWLLVAAVAPLAVWGLAGQLAGVAASVACGGLGWLAVSRGEPGDARARPAGVFRYFGFSLLILGGFAVLMNADLILVRGLFTPEAAQPFARAATIGRSVVFVSIPIALAMFPKVTSAGEVAAGSRGTLGRAFAFASLVILLAVGAVSFWPALPLRILFKVADPDAELVRLVRTVTWAMSPLGLAYLAMHFELAQHRFRPALPLLACAAAYVLAVALRHGEVGHVVQALAASSWLAVIWLLAGLPWRRRGSSALQDISPLNSVGGSSSRETAQAKDRPVPGPGRPCVFFDRDGIVNRSPGPGYVERVEDFYLLPEFVEALRVVRARGYEAVIVTNQRGVALGRMTAETVQAMHDELARRLRAEGLDLLDIRVCTANDNSHPDRKPNPGMILTAARRHGLDLSRSWMVGDHERDMEAGRRAGCRTVLVGGEGEPQPASTDFRIRDMADLPAFLEAHL; translated from the coding sequence TTCCAGGTCGTCATGGGGCGCACGCTGTCGGCCGAGCAGTTCGTCGTGCTGGCCACGATGCTGAACATCGTCCTCGTCCTGGCCACGCCGATGGACGCGGTGCGCACGGCCATGGCGCATTTCGCGTCGCGCTTGAGCGGGGAGGGCCGGGCCGGGGAGATCCGCGGGCTGCTTGGGCGCAGCTTCGCGATGATGACCTGGGCGGCGGTCCCGGTCGTGCTGGCCGCGCTGGCGTTCGGGCCCGCGCTGGCGGCCTGGTTCAAGCTGGCCTCGGCCTGGCCGGTGGTCCTGACCGGCCTGATCGTGGCGGGCTCGTTCTACATGCCGGTTTTCATCGGCGCGTTGCAGGGCGTGCAGCGCTTCGGGTGGATGGTCGCCGCGCAACACAGCTGGAGCGTGGTCCGGCTGGCGCTTGGCTGGCTGCTGGTGGCCGCGGTCGCGCCGCTGGCGGTCTGGGGCCTGGCGGGGCAGCTGGCGGGCGTGGCCGCCAGCGTCGCGTGCGGCGGGCTCGGCTGGCTCGCGGTTTCCCGCGGGGAACCGGGCGATGCGCGCGCCCGGCCCGCGGGCGTGTTCCGGTACTTCGGGTTTTCGCTCCTGATCCTCGGCGGCTTCGCCGTGCTCATGAACGCCGATCTCATCCTGGTCCGCGGCCTGTTCACGCCGGAGGCGGCGCAGCCGTTCGCGCGGGCGGCGACGATCGGCCGGTCCGTCGTGTTCGTCTCGATCCCGATCGCCCTGGCGATGTTCCCGAAAGTGACCTCGGCGGGCGAGGTGGCGGCGGGGAGCCGCGGGACGCTGGGCCGGGCCTTCGCGTTCGCGTCGCTGGTGATCCTGCTGGCCGTCGGGGCGGTGTCCTTCTGGCCCGCCCTGCCGCTGCGGATCCTGTTCAAGGTGGCCGACCCGGACGCGGAGCTGGTCCGGCTGGTGCGGACCGTGACGTGGGCGATGAGCCCGCTGGGGCTGGCCTACCTGGCCATGCATTTCGAGTTGGCCCAGCACCGTTTCCGGCCGGCCCTGCCGCTGCTGGCCTGCGCCGCCGCTTACGTGCTGGCCGTCGCCCTGCGCCACGGGGAAGTGGGGCACGTGGTCCAGGCGCTGGCGGCCAGTTCCTGGCTGGCGGTGATCTGGTTGCTCGCCGGCCTGCCGTGGCGGCGTCGCGGGAGCTCCGCCCTCCAAGACATCTCCCCTTTGAATTCAGTTGGAGGGTCGAGCTCCCGCGAGACCGCGCAGGCGAAAGATCGTCCGGTGCCCGGACCGGGACGCCCCTGCGTTTTTTTCGATCGCGACGGCATCGTGAACCGGTCGCCCGGCCCCGGCTACGTCGAGCGCGTGGAGGATTTTTACCTGCTCCCGGAATTCGTCGAGGCCCTCCGCGTCGTCCGCGCTCGCGGTTACGAAGCGGTGATCGTGACGAACCAGCGCGGCGTGGCGCTGGGCCGGATGACCGCGGAGACGGTGCAGGCCATGCACGACGAGCTGGCCCGGCGGCTGCGCGCCGAGGGGCTGGACCTGCTGGACATCCGGGTCTGCACGGCGAACGACAACAGCCACCCCGACCGCAAGCCGAACCCGGGCATGATCCTGACCGCTGCCCGCCGGCACGGGCTCGACCTGTCGCGGTCCTGGATGGTCGGCGATCACGAGCGGGACATGGAGGCGGGTCGCCGGGCGGGTTGCCGGACGGTCCTGGTGGGAGGGGAGGGCGAGCCCCAGCCTGCCTCGACGGACTTCCGGATCCGCGACATGGCGGACTTGCCGGCCTTCCTCGAAGCGCATTTGTGA